From the Paenibacillus sp. MMS20-IR301 genome, the window TGCAAGAGATGCTTGCTGCTGTCCGTGTCCGGATCATCTAATTGAAACTCATGGGCATCATGCTTCGCCGACCCGGCACGTATCCCCCGCGAGGTTAGCGCGTCAATCAGACGGCAGGCAAGTGTTGTTTTGCCGCTATTCTTATATCCGATGATTTGCAATACAGGAACTGTACCTTGTGCTGCCTTATGATATACTTCTCCGGTCACGATACCACCTCATCCTCCTAGATCATACTATTCAATTATACCGCCAGCAAATGCAGCCCCCGCTTTGTGCTTCAAATCACCCGCATCCCTTCTCAAAAAAAAGTATAGTTAAGGAGTCTGGCATGCTCACATGTCATGATAACTAAGCGCAGGAGGTCTTCTATAATATGAAAAAATATATCCCTAACCAGCACGGCGCCTGGGCGATGCTCGTCCTCCCCTTTCTGCTCGGGGTTGCAGCATCCCGGGGGCAGTTCATACATATTCCGCTGTTTGTCTGCTGGCTGCTGATCTATTTATTCAGCTTTCCTCTGCTGCAGGGAGTGAAGACCAGGAAATTCAGCCGGTATGCCGGTCCCTTGAAGCTATACGGACTGCTGCTGATCCCATTCATTGTCTATCTGGTAATCGCCGAACCGGCTCTGCTGTGGTTTGTGCTGCCGCTCGTGCCGTTATTCGCTGTCAATCTCTACTATGCCAAAACCAAAAATGAACGCGCCTTATTTAATGACATTTCGGCCATCCTGGCCTTTTGCCTGATCCTTTATCCGGTCTTCTATGTCGGTCAGGGCGAGAGCTGGCGGACAGCGACCGAGCTGTTCCTGCTGGCGGTGCTGTACTTCACCGGAACTGCATTGTATGTCAAAACCGTCATCCGTGAGCGGAACAATATCCGCTTCTATTACGCCTCTGTGCTCTATCATCTGCTGGTTGCTGCAGCAGGACTGTTCCTGTTTCCGCCGCTGCTGGTTCCGCTGCTCATCCTGGCTGCCCGGGCAGCCATCCTGCCCAGGACCGGAATCTCGGCCAAACGTACCGGCATGATCGAAATCGGCTTCTCGATTATGCTCTATGTGTCGGTGCTTGTATTGTATTTCTAGGATAGCTGTAAAACTACGGGAAGCTCCTCCATCCGGATTGCCGGCAGAGGAGCTTCCCTTGTTGTCTTCGTGTCTATTCCACAATCATATCCTGATTGCTTGCTCCCGGCGGGACGATCGGATATACGTTGCCCTCCTCGGTAATATCAAATTCCATGACGACCAGGCCCTCTGTCTGCAGGGCAAGCCCTATAATTTGCTCCGCTTCAGTAAGCGTATGTGCCCGGAACCCGTGGGCGCCAAAGGACTTAGCCAGGGCGACGAAATCAGGTGAGCTGATCCGCACCGAGGAATAACGCTTGCCCAGGAACAGCTGCTGCCACTGTCTGACCATCCCCAGATATCCGTTCTTGAAGATGGCAACCTTAACATTCAGTCCATGATCAACAGCCGTCATGATCTCCTGCATATTCATCTGAAAGCTTCCGTCCCCCGTAATGCAGACCACATCACGGTCAGGATAAGCAACCGCGGCACCGATGGCTGCAGGCAGGCCGTACCCCATCGTGCCAAGCCCGCCGGAGGTCAGGAAGGACCGGGCTTCCGAGAATTCATAGTGCGTAGCCGTCCAGATCTGATGCTGTCCGACATCGGTGGCTATGATGGCATCACCCGCTGTAGCCTTTTGAATACACCGGATCACTTCCTGCGGGCTCAGCTTCAGCTCCTGTTCCCGTTTGGATGTGCCGGAGCGCCGGGACCAGGCGTCAAGCTGATCTTCCCATGCGGGATGAGCTGCTGTATGTACTTGTTCTTGTAATCCCCTGAGCATATCCCCGCAAGAGCCGGTAATCGCAAGCTCTACAGGGATATTCTTGCTGAGCTCCGAGGTATCCAGATCGACCTGGATTTTGTAAGAACCCGGGGAGAAAGCCTTCCGGTTACCTGTTACACGGTCGCTGAACCGCACACCAAGGCATAGCACAACATCTGCCTGCTGCAGCGCACGGTTAGCCGCCACGGTTCCATGCATCCCGGCCATACCCAGATGCAGGGGATGTGCAGACGGGAAAGCGCCGAGGCCCATCAGCGTGCTGGCTACAGGAAGGCTGTACTGCTCGGCGAACTTCCTTAAGCGGACGGGCGTATCGCCTTGCATGCAGCCTCCGCCGATCAGCACAAGCGGCCGTTCTGCCTTACTCAGCCGCTCTGCCGCCAGCCCGATATCGGCCGGGTCAATGGAGTGATACGGCTGGTACCCCCGGATGAATGGCGGCGAGTCTTGTGCGGCAGGCGGTTCCTCCGCGCTAAACTGCGCATTCATCACATTCTTCGGCAAATCGATCAGCACCGGACCGGGCCGTCCCGTTGTTGCCACATGGAAGGCCTCATTGATAATCCGGGGAAGCTCGGCAACGTCTCTGACGATATAATTGTGCTTCGTGACCGGCATCGTCATGCCGTAAATATCTACCTCCTGAAAGCTGTCCAGGCCTATAAGGTCGGTGGACACCTGCCCGGTGAATATAATTAACGGCACCGAATCCATGAAGGCTGTAGCAATTCCGGTCACAGCATTGGTTGCCCCCGGCCCGCTGGTAACGAGCGCTACACCCGGACGTCCGGTTGCTCTTGCGTATCCATCCGCAGCATGGACTGCAGCCTGCTCATGTCTGACCAGCACATGCTGAATCCTGTCACAATCATAGAGTGCATCATATAAAGGCAATACTGCGCCGCCGGGATATCCGAAGATAGTCTCGATGTTCTTCCCGGTCAGCATCTCAATTAACAGCTGTGCTCCGTTCATAAATACCTTTCGCCCTCCTGTTCTGTAAATGTGATTCCAGATTGCAGATCTCCAATCCGGCTCAATTAACAGCTGAGCCGGCTGCTGCCGCTTAACCGCCAATATAGGACATGCCGATCTTCTCCCTGTTCCCCGCGGTCTGTTCTGTCCGCTCATCGGAATACCGGTCCGCGCGCTGCTCCCATACGTTCCTAATGGCCGTAAGCAGCTCCCCGTCATCGGCTCCGCTGCGGATCATTGCCCGGAGATCATAACCTTCTGCAGCAAACAGGCAGGTGTACAATTTACCGTCAGAAGACAATCTGGCCCGTGTACAGGAGGAGCAGAACGATTCAGAGACAGAGGTTATAAACCCTATCTGCGCGTGACTGTCCCGGTACCGGTAACGCTGCGCAACCTCACCGAAGTAACTGTGCTCAAGGGCTTCCAGTGCAAAGCTGCGCTGGAGGCGCTCCAGTATTTCTTGTTTGGTCACGACTCTATCATAGCTCCAGCCATTGTCGTTGCCGGCATCCATGAACTCAATGAAGCGCAGCGTTATATTCTTCTCCTTGAAATAGGCCGCCATCGGTACAATCTCCGATTCATTTACCCCTCTTTGCACCACCATGTTCACCTTAACTTCGTAACCGGCTTCCACCGCATGATCAATATGCCGCAAAATTGTTCCGGGCTTGTACCCCCGCCCGTTCATTCTGCCGAACAGCTCAGGCTCCAGGGCATCCAGGCTGACATTCAGCCTGCGGAGGCCCGCAGCATACAGAGGCGCCGCCTGCCGGCCAAGCATGGCCCCGTTCGTCGTAAGCCCCATATCTTCCACACCATCGATAGCCCGGATTCCGGCAACCAGTTCAGGCAGATTACTCCGCAGCAGCGGCTCGCCGCCGGTCAGGCGGATTTTACTTACGCCAAGCGAGACGAACAGCCTTGTTAAGCGGAGGATCTCGTCGAAGGTAAGCTGCTCGCTGGCCGGAAGGAACGCATAATCATCTCCGAACAACTCCTTCGGCATGCAGTAGGTACAGCGGAAATTACAGCGGTCCGTTACCGAAATCCGCAAATCATGAATCGGCCGCCGCAGCTGATCCTGTAACGGATGAGCATTCATATGATCTTCCTCCTCTCCGGGCAGGCTTACAGCCCCCATTCTTCCACTCCTTCTTCAACACCCAGCAGCAGGACGTCAACCCGGTCGCCCGCAGCATACCCCCGGGTCCCGCCCGGCAGCACGATCAGCGAGTTCCCGCGGGCGATTGAAGATACTGCATTGGACTTGTTGAAGCCTGCGGAACGCACCGAGGTGCCGTCATAGACCGCCCGGATAAACCGGGTGAACGGATTGGCCTTCGGAATATCCTCGGCCAGTACAGCTGTCGTCCGCGGCAGGTAAAGTTTATCCGCCCCCATCATCTTGAGCAGGGCAGGCCTTACAAACAGCTCGAATCCCGTGAAGCAAGCTGACGGATTACCGGACAGTCCGAACAAGTAAGTGTCCCCGGCAACCGCAACGGTGGTCACGCTGCCCGGGCGCATAGCCACCTTATTGAACAGCACATCGGCCCCGAGCCGCTTGTATATTTCCGGCAAAAAGTCATAATCGCCGACAGAGACGCCGCCCGTGGTAATCAGGCAATCCGTCTCTTCCATAGCCTTGCGGACCGTCAGCAGGCAGGCCTCCAGCTGGTCCGCTTCAGTATCGTATATCCGGCAGGGTATGCCCATGCGGGCAAGCTGGGCGAATATCATCGGCCCGTTGCTGTTGCGGATTTTCCCGGGTTCAAGCGGAGCCGTCACCTCCAGCAGCTCAGTCCCCGTAGATAATATACCTACGACCGGACGCTTTGCGGCCTGAACCTGCCCGTATCCAAAGGTGGCC encodes:
- a CDS encoding YwiC-like family protein, whose protein sequence is MKKYIPNQHGAWAMLVLPFLLGVAASRGQFIHIPLFVCWLLIYLFSFPLLQGVKTRKFSRYAGPLKLYGLLLIPFIVYLVIAEPALLWFVLPLVPLFAVNLYYAKTKNERALFNDISAILAFCLILYPVFYVGQGESWRTATELFLLAVLYFTGTALYVKTVIRERNNIRFYYASVLYHLLVAAAGLFLFPPLLVPLLILAARAAILPRTGISAKRTGMIEIGFSIMLYVSVLVLYF
- the moaA gene encoding GTP 3',8-cyclase MoaA, encoding MNAHPLQDQLRRPIHDLRISVTDRCNFRCTYCMPKELFGDDYAFLPASEQLTFDEILRLTRLFVSLGVSKIRLTGGEPLLRSNLPELVAGIRAIDGVEDMGLTTNGAMLGRQAAPLYAAGLRRLNVSLDALEPELFGRMNGRGYKPGTILRHIDHAVEAGYEVKVNMVVQRGVNESEIVPMAAYFKEKNITLRFIEFMDAGNDNGWSYDRVVTKQEILERLQRSFALEALEHSYFGEVAQRYRYRDSHAQIGFITSVSESFCSSCTRARLSSDGKLYTCLFAAEGYDLRAMIRSGADDGELLTAIRNVWEQRADRYSDERTEQTAGNREKIGMSYIGG
- the ilvB gene encoding biosynthetic-type acetolactate synthase large subunit, whose amino-acid sequence is MNGAQLLIEMLTGKNIETIFGYPGGAVLPLYDALYDCDRIQHVLVRHEQAAVHAADGYARATGRPGVALVTSGPGATNAVTGIATAFMDSVPLIIFTGQVSTDLIGLDSFQEVDIYGMTMPVTKHNYIVRDVAELPRIINEAFHVATTGRPGPVLIDLPKNVMNAQFSAEEPPAAQDSPPFIRGYQPYHSIDPADIGLAAERLSKAERPLVLIGGGCMQGDTPVRLRKFAEQYSLPVASTLMGLGAFPSAHPLHLGMAGMHGTVAANRALQQADVVLCLGVRFSDRVTGNRKAFSPGSYKIQVDLDTSELSKNIPVELAITGSCGDMLRGLQEQVHTAAHPAWEDQLDAWSRRSGTSKREQELKLSPQEVIRCIQKATAGDAIIATDVGQHQIWTATHYEFSEARSFLTSGGLGTMGYGLPAAIGAAVAYPDRDVVCITGDGSFQMNMQEIMTAVDHGLNVKVAIFKNGYLGMVRQWQQLFLGKRYSSVRISSPDFVALAKSFGAHGFRAHTLTEAEQIIGLALQTEGLVVMEFDITEEGNVYPIVPPGASNQDMIVE
- the glp gene encoding gephyrin-like molybdotransferase Glp produces the protein MEKSRKPVSVAEAVFRVIEQAGYTGSESVPLAGSYGRILAEPLTATHDVPHFTRSPYDGYAIAAADSAGASGDHRISFTVVDHIGAGEVSQVTIGAFEAVRLMTGAALPAGADAVVMFEQAVEEGRTFTIRKTFAPQENLSLQGEDMTSGELIVPAGSFIHPGTIALLATFGYGQVQAAKRPVVGILSTGTELLEVTAPLEPGKIRNSNGPMIFAQLARMGIPCRIYDTEADQLEACLLTVRKAMEETDCLITTGGVSVGDYDFLPEIYKRLGADVLFNKVAMRPGSVTTVAVAGDTYLFGLSGNPSACFTGFELFVRPALLKMMGADKLYLPRTTAVLAEDIPKANPFTRFIRAVYDGTSVRSAGFNKSNAVSSIARGNSLIVLPGGTRGYAAGDRVDVLLLGVEEGVEEWGL